A genomic region of Mitsuaria sp. 7 contains the following coding sequences:
- the yqhD gene encoding alcohol dehydrogenase — protein MNNFSLNTPTKILFGKGQIAELGKEIPADARILITYGGGSIKKNGVLDQVRAALTGRTVFEFGGIEPNPTFETLMKAVEVVKAEQVDFLLAVGGGSVADGTKFIAAAARYDEARDPWEILLKRGAKVTGAVKMGVVLTLPATGSESNNGAVVSRKATGDKLPFFSAYTYPVFAVLDPVTTYSLPARQVANGVVDAFVHTVEQYLTYPAEGRIQDRFSEGILLTLIEEGPRALAEPENYDVRANVMWSATQALNGLIGAGVPQDWATHMIGHELTAMHGLDHAQTLAVVLPSVLEYKKEQKRAKLLQYADRVWGLRDGSEAQRIDGAIAATRAFFEQLGVGTRLSAYGLDGSSIPAMIAKLKEHGGTALGEHQDITIEDSQRILEAAR, from the coding sequence ATGAACAACTTCAGCCTGAATACGCCCACCAAGATCCTGTTCGGGAAGGGCCAGATCGCCGAGCTCGGCAAAGAGATCCCCGCGGACGCCCGCATCCTGATCACCTACGGCGGCGGCAGCATCAAGAAGAACGGCGTGCTCGACCAGGTCCGCGCCGCGCTGACCGGCCGCACGGTGTTCGAGTTCGGCGGCATCGAGCCCAACCCGACGTTTGAAACCCTGATGAAGGCCGTCGAGGTCGTCAAGGCCGAGCAGGTCGACTTCCTGCTCGCCGTCGGCGGCGGCTCCGTCGCGGACGGCACGAAGTTCATCGCTGCGGCGGCCCGGTACGACGAAGCGCGCGACCCGTGGGAGATCCTGCTGAAGCGCGGCGCCAAGGTCACCGGCGCCGTGAAGATGGGCGTGGTGCTGACGCTGCCGGCCACCGGCTCGGAGTCCAACAACGGCGCCGTCGTCAGCCGCAAGGCGACCGGCGACAAGCTGCCGTTCTTCTCTGCCTACACCTACCCGGTGTTCGCGGTCCTCGATCCGGTGACCACGTACAGCCTGCCCGCGCGCCAGGTGGCCAACGGCGTCGTGGACGCCTTCGTCCACACGGTCGAGCAGTACCTGACCTACCCCGCCGAAGGCCGCATCCAGGACCGCTTCTCCGAGGGGATCCTGCTGACGCTCATCGAGGAAGGCCCGCGCGCCCTGGCCGAGCCGGAGAACTACGACGTCCGCGCCAACGTCATGTGGAGCGCGACGCAGGCGCTGAACGGCCTGATCGGCGCCGGCGTTCCGCAGGATTGGGCAACGCACATGATCGGCCACGAGCTGACCGCGATGCATGGCCTGGACCATGCGCAGACGCTGGCGGTGGTGCTGCCCTCGGTGCTCGAGTACAAGAAGGAGCAGAAGCGCGCGAAGCTTCTGCAGTACGCGGACCGCGTCTGGGGCCTGCGCGACGGCAGCGAGGCGCAGCGCATAGACGGCGCGATCGCCGCCACGCGCGCCTTCTTCGAGCAACTGGGCGTCGGCACTCGCCTGTCCGCTTACGGACTGGACGGCAGCTCGATCCCGGCGATGATCGCCAAGCTGAAGGAACACGGCGGCACGGCCCTGGGCGAGCACCAGGACATCACGATCGAGGACAGCCAGCGCATCCTCGAAGCGGCCCGCTGA
- a CDS encoding HAMP domain-containing sensor histidine kinase yields the protein MRWPLNLTQRLALVFAGLLLLCSGASAWLQVQSSRMHEQEVVQGLSRQLAAHIAAQAPLMDERGPMPGAVRRLFGQLMAVNPSVEVYLLDRDGRIVEHAAPQGRLVRERVDLDPVRRFLDRAPLPITGDDPRSSARKVFSAAPLRVGDRDAGFVYVVLLGEAHDRLAGLDATGNALRAALWSIAIVALLCLAAGLIAFGLITRPLRRLAEAVRGYDIDAAAAPALLVDDGSPVTAQRDEIAVLRAAFSQMATRLGEQWRRLSRQDEQRREMVTTISHDLRTPLSSLHGYLETLLLKDGQLDAAQRRRYLEIAIEQSTAVGGLARSLFELARLEQGFVEPQRETFQLTDLVQDVFQKFELIAAQREVTLSAQFDDAVPPVEADLGLIERVLTNLLDNALRHTPAGGEVRVTLDRTVPATAEVTVPMPASTPAQVPAQMPAHVRVRIADTGPGIDPARRADLFQRPFNVDGARRGGGLGLRIVHRILALHGAEIRLLDAPGAAFEFTLPPAPVAGLTPSPAAHRS from the coding sequence ATGAGATGGCCGTTGAACCTGACGCAACGACTGGCCCTGGTCTTCGCCGGCCTGCTGCTGCTGTGCTCCGGCGCTTCGGCTTGGCTGCAGGTGCAGTCCAGCCGGATGCACGAGCAGGAGGTCGTGCAAGGCCTGTCGCGCCAGCTCGCCGCGCACATCGCGGCCCAGGCGCCGTTGATGGACGAACGCGGCCCGATGCCCGGCGCGGTGCGACGGCTCTTCGGCCAGTTGATGGCGGTGAATCCCAGCGTCGAGGTCTATCTGCTCGACAGGGACGGACGCATCGTCGAGCACGCGGCCCCGCAGGGCCGGCTGGTGCGGGAGCGCGTCGATCTCGATCCGGTCCGCCGTTTCCTCGACCGCGCGCCGTTGCCGATCACCGGCGACGATCCGCGGAGCTCCGCGCGCAAGGTGTTCAGCGCGGCGCCCTTGCGCGTCGGCGACCGCGACGCGGGCTTCGTCTACGTCGTGCTGCTGGGCGAGGCGCACGACCGGCTGGCGGGACTCGACGCGACCGGCAACGCGCTGCGCGCGGCGCTGTGGTCCATCGCGATCGTGGCGCTGCTGTGCCTGGCGGCCGGGTTGATCGCCTTCGGCCTGATCACGCGGCCGCTGCGACGATTGGCGGAGGCCGTGCGCGGCTACGACATCGACGCCGCCGCGGCGCCCGCATTGCTTGTCGACGACGGATCGCCGGTCACGGCGCAGCGCGATGAGATCGCCGTGCTACGCGCGGCGTTCTCGCAGATGGCGACGCGCCTCGGCGAGCAATGGCGGCGTCTGTCGCGCCAGGACGAGCAGCGCCGGGAGATGGTGACCACGATCTCCCACGACCTGCGCACGCCGCTGTCGTCGCTGCACGGCTACCTCGAGACGCTGCTGCTGAAGGACGGCCAGCTCGATGCGGCCCAGCGCCGCCGCTACCTCGAGATCGCCATCGAGCAGAGCACCGCGGTGGGTGGCCTCGCGCGCTCGCTGTTCGAGCTCGCGCGGCTGGAGCAGGGATTCGTGGAGCCGCAGAGGGAGACCTTCCAACTGACGGATCTGGTGCAGGACGTCTTCCAGAAATTCGAGCTGATCGCCGCCCAGCGGGAGGTCACGCTAAGCGCGCAGTTCGACGACGCGGTCCCGCCGGTGGAAGCGGATCTCGGACTCATCGAGCGGGTCCTGACCAATCTGCTGGACAACGCGCTGCGTCACACGCCGGCGGGCGGCGAGGTGCGCGTCACGCTGGACCGGACCGTGCCGGCCACCGCGGAGGTCACCGTTCCTATGCCTGCGTCAACACCTGCTCAGGTGCCCGCTCAGATGCCCGCGCACGTGCGCGTGCGGATCGCCGACACCGGCCCGGGCATCGATCCGGCGCGACGCGCGGACCTCTTCCAGCGCCCCTTCAACGTCGACGGCGCGCGCCGGGGCGGCGGCCTGGGTCTGCGCATCGTCCACCGCATCCTGGCGCTGCACGGCGCGGAGATCCGGTTGCTGGACGCCCCAGGCGCCGCGTTCGAATTCACGCTGCCGCCGGCGCCGGTCGCCGGCCTCACACCCTCGCCGGCTGCGCATCGATCGTGA
- a CDS encoding YihY/virulence factor BrkB family protein: MNAATSWSGRSLKTWWLLLKDSLSAWIDDYAPSMGAALSYYTVFSLGPLLVIVISIAGLVFGEDAVRGELFGQIEGVMGAEAAKGIQEVLSSVSKPSTGILGTVLGVGVLLIGATSVFGELQDALDRIWRAPVRQGTSGLWSLVRARLLSFGMIVGVAFLLLVSLVTGAVVAALGKWWGGWFGGWEWLLQSLNALVGFAMTAAVFALIYKVMPRVKVAWSDVWVGATVTATLFTIGRILISLYIGKTGVASGFGAAGSVAVVFVWVYYSAQVFLVGAEFTWLYAQRLGSRRRVPARDRTAPGRSTPSAP, from the coding sequence ATGAACGCTGCAACGTCCTGGTCAGGCCGGTCGCTCAAGACCTGGTGGCTCCTGCTGAAAGACTCGCTGTCGGCCTGGATCGACGACTACGCGCCCAGCATGGGGGCGGCGCTGTCGTACTACACGGTGTTCTCGCTGGGGCCGCTGCTGGTGATCGTCATCTCGATCGCGGGGCTGGTCTTCGGCGAGGACGCCGTGCGCGGAGAACTCTTCGGCCAGATCGAGGGGGTCATGGGCGCCGAGGCGGCCAAGGGCATCCAGGAGGTGCTGAGCAGCGTCAGCAAGCCCAGCACCGGCATCCTGGGCACGGTGCTCGGCGTTGGCGTCCTGCTGATCGGCGCGACCAGCGTCTTCGGCGAGCTGCAGGATGCCCTCGACCGCATCTGGCGCGCGCCGGTGCGCCAGGGCACGAGCGGCCTCTGGTCGCTGGTGCGGGCCCGGCTGCTCAGCTTCGGGATGATCGTCGGCGTGGCCTTCCTGCTGCTCGTGTCGCTGGTGACCGGCGCTGTGGTCGCGGCGCTCGGCAAGTGGTGGGGCGGCTGGTTCGGCGGCTGGGAATGGCTGCTGCAGAGCCTCAACGCCCTCGTCGGCTTCGCCATGACGGCGGCGGTGTTTGCCTTGATCTACAAGGTCATGCCGCGGGTGAAGGTGGCCTGGTCGGACGTGTGGGTGGGCGCCACGGTGACGGCCACGCTGTTCACCATCGGCCGGATCCTGATCAGCCTGTACATCGGCAAGACCGGCGTGGCGAGCGGCTTCGGCGCGGCCGGCTCCGTGGCGGTCGTGTTCGTGTGGGTCTACTACTCGGCCCAGGTGTTCCTGGTCGGCGCCGAATTCACGTGGCTCTACGCTCAGCGCCTGGGCTCGCGCCGGCGTGTTCCCGCCCGGGACCGGACGGCGCCGGGGCGGTCGACGCCATCAGCGCCTTGA
- a CDS encoding cytochrome c biogenesis protein DipZ encodes MLLLLLTYLGGVLTIVSPCILPVLPFVFARAGQPFTRSVLPMLAGMALMFTLVATLAAVGGGWVVHANQAGRVLALVLMAVFALALLWPRLADLVARPFVAAGDRLSSSAQSAQTSGRGGPWSSLVLGIATGLLWAPCAGPILGLVLTTAALQGAGVHTSLLLLAYGLGAVTSLAVALLAGQRVFAAMKRNLGGGEWLRRGLGVAMLAGVAAIALGLDTGALSQLSVASTGGLEQRLLERLQNDGAPAAMAPQPQSAMMAAADTGNAMAPKNAMQGAMTGAMSGAMTGAMSGSAEGSGVAGGAMMMSGGHGGAGAGALPDLGGLPSLDGAVQWLNSKPLTAEALRGKVVLIDFWTYSCINCLRSLPYVKAWAEKYRDQGLVVIGVHAPEFAFERDVDNVRKAARDLGVGYPIAVDNNFAIWRAFANRYWPAHYFIDGQGRVRFKHFGEGEYAHSEAVIQQLLRENGSGRMDSGTVEVQAKGVESAGGRQEVSSPETYVGYERAERFASKPAAAHDQPGTYAAPAQLALNDWALDGTWRVGPQQATALKPQARVVYRFHARDLHLVLGSPAGTSVRFRVTLDGQRPGAAHGVDVDADGSGTVSGQRLYQLIRQGEGPLKDHGFSIEFLDPGVLVYAFTFG; translated from the coding sequence ATGCTGCTGCTCCTCCTGACCTACCTCGGCGGCGTGCTGACCATCGTCAGCCCCTGCATCCTGCCGGTGCTGCCCTTCGTCTTCGCCCGCGCGGGCCAGCCCTTCACGCGCTCGGTGCTGCCGATGCTCGCGGGCATGGCGCTGATGTTCACGCTGGTGGCCACGCTGGCCGCGGTCGGCGGCGGCTGGGTGGTGCATGCCAACCAGGCGGGCCGCGTGCTGGCGCTCGTGCTGATGGCGGTGTTCGCGCTGGCGCTGCTGTGGCCGCGCCTGGCCGATCTCGTCGCGCGTCCCTTCGTGGCGGCGGGCGATCGCCTGTCGTCGAGCGCGCAGTCGGCGCAGACGTCCGGGCGCGGCGGACCGTGGTCCTCGCTGGTGCTGGGCATCGCGACCGGGCTGCTCTGGGCGCCGTGCGCGGGCCCCATCCTCGGCCTGGTGCTGACGACGGCGGCGCTGCAAGGGGCCGGCGTCCATACGAGTCTGCTGCTGCTGGCCTACGGGCTTGGCGCCGTGACCTCGCTGGCGGTCGCGCTGCTGGCGGGTCAACGCGTGTTCGCGGCCATGAAGCGCAACCTGGGCGGCGGCGAATGGCTGCGTCGCGGTCTGGGCGTTGCGATGCTCGCGGGCGTCGCGGCGATCGCGCTCGGACTCGACACCGGCGCCTTGTCGCAGCTGTCGGTCGCTTCCACGGGAGGCCTCGAGCAGCGCTTGCTGGAGCGCCTCCAGAACGACGGCGCACCCGCCGCGATGGCACCGCAACCGCAGTCGGCCATGATGGCGGCCGCCGACACCGGCAACGCGATGGCGCCGAAGAACGCCATGCAAGGCGCAATGACCGGGGCGATGTCAGGTGCGATGACCGGCGCCATGTCGGGCAGCGCCGAGGGATCCGGGGTCGCTGGTGGCGCCATGATGATGTCGGGCGGCCACGGTGGCGCTGGTGCCGGCGCCTTGCCGGACCTGGGCGGTCTGCCGTCGCTCGATGGCGCCGTGCAATGGCTGAACTCGAAGCCCCTGACCGCCGAAGCGCTGCGCGGCAAGGTCGTGCTGATCGACTTCTGGACCTACTCCTGCATCAACTGCCTGCGCAGCCTGCCGTACGTGAAGGCGTGGGCGGAGAAGTACCGCGACCAGGGGCTGGTCGTGATCGGCGTGCATGCGCCGGAGTTCGCTTTCGAACGTGACGTGGACAACGTGCGCAAGGCCGCGCGCGACCTGGGTGTCGGCTATCCGATCGCCGTCGACAACAACTTCGCGATCTGGCGCGCGTTCGCCAACCGCTACTGGCCGGCGCACTATTTCATCGACGGGCAGGGGCGGGTCCGCTTCAAGCATTTCGGCGAAGGCGAATACGCGCACTCGGAAGCGGTCATCCAGCAACTGCTGCGCGAGAACGGCAGCGGCCGCATGGATTCCGGCACGGTCGAAGTGCAGGCGAAGGGCGTCGAGTCGGCCGGCGGCAGGCAGGAGGTCTCTTCCCCCGAGACCTACGTCGGATATGAGCGGGCCGAGCGCTTCGCATCCAAGCCCGCCGCCGCGCACGACCAGCCGGGCACTTACGCGGCGCCTGCGCAACTCGCGCTCAACGACTGGGCGCTCGACGGGACCTGGCGCGTCGGGCCGCAGCAGGCGACCGCGCTGAAGCCGCAGGCGAGGGTGGTCTACCGCTTCCATGCGCGGGACCTGCACCTGGTGCTCGGCTCTCCGGCAGGGACGTCCGTGAGATTCCGCGTCACGCTGGACGGTCAGCGACCGGGTGCGGCGCATGGCGTCGACGTGGACGCCGACGGCAGCGGCACCGTCAGCGGCCAGCGCCTGTACCAGTTGATCCGGCAAGGCGAAGGTCCGTTGAAGGACCATGGCTTCAGCATCGAGTTCCTCGATCCCGGCGTGCTCGTCTACGCCTTCACCTTCGGTTGA
- the msrA gene encoding peptide-methionine (S)-S-oxide reductase MsrA, with protein sequence MITPSNPRPDRSATTTSNNAASRRRLLLLGAVALPLAVLGMQQLAVGRSATPAMVVVAPTSDIAPDAARPTETAIFAGGCFWGVQGVFQHVKGVTRVVSGYAGGNAGTAHYEMVGSGLTGHAEAVEITYDPRQVSYGALLQIFFSVAHDPTELNRQGPDTGPQYRSAIFPKDAEQARVAQAYIAQLDAARAYPKSLATKVEADKAFFPAEGYHQDFLERNPRHPYIVINDLPKVDQLRQLFPQRWRATAVLTRTP encoded by the coding sequence ATGATCACGCCCTCCAATCCCCGACCGGACCGCTCGGCCACCACGACTTCCAACAACGCCGCGAGCCGTCGGCGACTGCTCCTGCTCGGCGCCGTGGCATTGCCGCTGGCGGTGCTAGGCATGCAGCAGCTGGCGGTGGGACGGTCGGCCACGCCGGCGATGGTCGTCGTGGCGCCGACCTCCGATATCGCGCCCGACGCGGCCCGGCCCACGGAGACCGCCATCTTCGCGGGCGGCTGCTTCTGGGGCGTGCAGGGCGTCTTCCAGCACGTCAAGGGCGTGACGCGCGTCGTCTCGGGCTATGCCGGCGGCAATGCCGGCACCGCGCACTACGAGATGGTGGGCAGCGGCCTGACGGGTCACGCCGAGGCCGTGGAGATCACCTACGACCCCAGGCAGGTCAGCTACGGCGCCTTGCTGCAGATCTTCTTCTCGGTGGCGCACGATCCGACGGAGCTCAACCGGCAGGGACCGGACACCGGGCCGCAATACCGCTCGGCGATCTTCCCGAAGGATGCGGAGCAGGCGCGCGTCGCGCAGGCCTACATCGCCCAGCTGGACGCCGCTCGGGCGTATCCGAAATCGCTCGCGACCAAGGTGGAGGCAGACAAGGCCTTCTTTCCGGCGGAGGGCTATCACCAGGACTTCCTCGAACGCAACCCGCGCCATCCGTACATCGTGATCAACGATCTGCCGAAGGTGGATCAACTCCGCCAGCTGTTCCCGCAGCGCTGGCGGGCGACGGCGGTGCTGACCCGCACGCCGTGA
- a CDS encoding response regulator, whose translation MKILLVDPSPTWIATLRHRLGDVPGAVVVAQCACEEHAVITAALCQPDVVICDVALSEGSGLNTVARMRKSGFRGVAFAISNADEVLFGPRCMEAGFNAFYSRESELDALLDTLCVFADTPLTFHQPKLRQLAAAA comes from the coding sequence ATGAAGATCCTCCTCGTTGATCCCTCCCCGACCTGGATCGCCACCCTGCGCCACCGCCTGGGCGACGTGCCCGGCGCCGTCGTGGTCGCGCAGTGCGCCTGCGAGGAGCACGCGGTGATCACCGCCGCGCTGTGCCAGCCGGACGTCGTCATCTGCGATGTGGCCTTGAGCGAAGGTTCCGGCCTGAACACGGTCGCCCGCATGCGCAAGTCGGGCTTCCGCGGCGTGGCCTTCGCCATCAGCAACGCGGACGAGGTGCTGTTCGGGCCCCGCTGCATGGAGGCCGGCTTCAACGCCTTCTACAGCCGCGAGTCCGAACTGGATGCGCTGCTGGACACGCTGTGCGTGTTCGCGGACACCCCGCTGACCTTCCATCAGCCCAAGCTGCGGCAACTGGCCGCGGCGGCTTGA
- a CDS encoding AraC family transcriptional regulator, whose product MATTLNDSIRRRIIEAATRYKSGSFSTPSPVAGVRILYSETSHPRTPVLYEPSIVIVAQGAKVGFLGEKTFRYDADNYLLLTVPLPFECQTIASKAKPFVGVSIDIDTAVLQELLIDLEDEGLDRRTSLETTGVNSAAFTEEVLCAIERLFDAMHQPRDAKVLGKLILKEIIYHVLCGESGAALQALANRHTHFAQVTKALQHIESHYAKPLSVEQLAGLVNMSVSAFHHNFKAVTNTSPLQYVKSYKLHKARLIMLNEGVKAGVAATRVGYESPSQFSREFKRYFGATPVDEVARLRAFSPSVS is encoded by the coding sequence ATGGCGACCACCCTCAACGACAGCATCCGCCGGCGCATCATCGAAGCCGCGACCCGCTACAAGTCGGGTTCCTTCTCGACGCCGTCGCCGGTGGCGGGCGTCCGGATCCTCTATTCCGAGACCTCCCACCCGCGCACGCCGGTGCTGTACGAGCCCTCGATCGTCATCGTGGCGCAGGGCGCGAAGGTGGGCTTCCTCGGCGAGAAGACCTTCCGCTACGACGCGGACAACTACCTGCTGCTGACGGTCCCCCTGCCCTTCGAGTGCCAGACGATCGCGAGCAAGGCCAAGCCCTTCGTCGGCGTGTCGATCGACATCGACACGGCGGTGCTGCAGGAGCTGCTGATCGATCTGGAGGACGAGGGCCTGGACCGCCGCACGAGCCTGGAGACCACGGGCGTCAACAGCGCCGCGTTCACCGAGGAAGTCCTCTGCGCCATCGAACGCCTGTTCGACGCGATGCACCAGCCGCGCGACGCGAAGGTGCTGGGCAAGCTCATCCTCAAGGAAATCATCTATCACGTGCTGTGCGGCGAGAGCGGCGCGGCGCTGCAGGCGCTCGCCAACCGGCACACGCACTTCGCGCAGGTGACCAAGGCGCTGCAGCACATCGAATCCCACTACGCCAAGCCGCTCAGCGTCGAGCAGCTGGCCGGCCTGGTGAACATGAGCGTGTCCGCCTTCCATCACAACTTCAAGGCGGTGACCAACACCTCGCCGCTGCAGTACGTGAAGAGCTACAAGCTGCACAAGGCGCGGCTGATCATGCTCAACGAAGGCGTGAAGGCCGGCGTCGCGGCGACGCGCGTGGGCTACGAGAGCCCGTCCCAGTTCAGCCGGGAGTTCAAGCGCTACTTCGGCGCCACGCCGGTGGACGAGGTGGCGCGGTTGAGGGCGTTCAGTCCGTCGGTCTCCTGA
- a CDS encoding MSMEG_1061 family FMN-dependent PPOX-type flavoprotein gives MQDLAPPDLDALYSPPSEMIQKAVLDRLMAFHRDYLAKATFFCLSTGSERGLDASPRGGPPGFVHVLDPFTVAFADWPGNNRIESLRNLQRDDRLAMVFLFPGLDIFLRINGRGRISTDEDLLRDLREGQHTPKTATVVLIDEVLMHCGKAINRAHLWDEESRLDRHSLPSVGRIISDVNRLREAGELGEAEIAQIDAHYSQAVRTDLYGTP, from the coding sequence ATGCAAGACCTGGCCCCTCCCGACCTGGACGCCCTGTACTCACCCCCTTCCGAGATGATCCAGAAGGCGGTGCTCGACCGGTTGATGGCGTTCCACCGCGACTACCTCGCGAAAGCCACCTTCTTCTGCCTGTCGACTGGCAGCGAGCGCGGACTGGACGCCTCCCCGCGTGGCGGGCCGCCCGGCTTCGTGCACGTGCTGGACCCGTTCACCGTGGCTTTCGCGGACTGGCCGGGCAACAACCGCATCGAGTCGCTGCGCAACCTGCAGCGCGACGACCGGCTGGCGATGGTGTTCCTGTTCCCGGGGCTCGACATTTTCCTGCGCATCAACGGCCGCGGGCGCATCTCGACCGACGAGGACCTGCTGCGCGACCTGCGCGAAGGCCAGCACACGCCGAAGACGGCCACGGTCGTCCTGATCGACGAGGTGCTGATGCATTGCGGCAAGGCCATCAACCGGGCGCACCTGTGGGACGAGGAATCGCGACTCGATCGACACAGCCTGCCCTCGGTCGGCCGGATCATCTCGGACGTGAACCGGCTGCGAGAAGCCGGTGAATTGGGCGAGGCCGAGATCGCGCAGATCGACGCGCACTACAGCCAGGCGGTGCGCACCGATCTCTACGGAACGCCGTGA
- a CDS encoding response regulator transcription factor yields the protein MVSDPSKQPPTPPTPPSPPPPAHQPKRLLLVEDDAHIAELLALHLRDERYEVVHCADGREGLRLAEQGGWDLLVLDVMLPGVDGLEICRRARAMPHYVPIVIISARGGELHRILGLELGADDYLAKPFSVLELVARVKALLRRAEAMSRSARLDAGSVGLDGLFIDPVARLAQLDGRAIELTPREFDLLYFFARQPGQVFSRLDLLNAVWGYNHEGYEHTVNTHINRLRAKIEADPSNPARILTVWGRGYKMAPPAGT from the coding sequence ATGGTCAGCGATCCATCCAAACAGCCGCCCACCCCGCCCACCCCGCCGTCCCCCCCGCCGCCTGCGCATCAGCCCAAGCGCCTGCTGCTCGTCGAGGACGACGCGCACATCGCCGAACTGCTCGCGCTGCACCTGCGCGACGAGCGTTATGAGGTCGTGCACTGCGCCGACGGACGCGAAGGGCTGCGCCTGGCCGAGCAAGGCGGCTGGGACCTGCTGGTCCTGGACGTGATGCTCCCGGGCGTGGACGGGCTGGAGATCTGCCGCCGCGCGCGGGCGATGCCGCATTACGTGCCCATCGTGATCATCAGCGCGCGCGGTGGCGAACTGCATCGCATCCTCGGCCTGGAGCTGGGCGCGGACGACTACCTGGCCAAGCCCTTCTCGGTACTCGAGCTGGTGGCGCGCGTGAAGGCGCTGCTGCGCCGGGCCGAGGCGATGTCCCGCAGCGCCAGGCTGGACGCCGGCAGCGTCGGCCTGGACGGGCTGTTCATCGATCCCGTCGCGCGGCTGGCCCAACTGGACGGCCGCGCGATCGAGCTCACGCCGCGCGAGTTCGACCTGCTCTACTTCTTCGCCCGGCAGCCGGGCCAGGTGTTCTCGCGGCTCGATCTGCTCAACGCCGTCTGGGGCTACAACCACGAAGGCTACGAGCACACCGTCAACACGCACATCAACCGGCTGCGCGCCAAGATCGAGGCCGACCCGTCGAACCCCGCGCGCATCCTCACCGTCTGGGGCCGCGGCTACAAGATGGCGCCGCCGGCGGGGACCTGA
- the msrB gene encoding peptide-methionine (R)-S-oxide reductase MsrB — MSTRRRFLVLGGTAAGAVLVGAAARHWPSPLSQDAAGLIPAAEAAPSSERFEVVFTEAEWRAKLSPASFAVLRQEATERPYSSPLNGEHRRGTFACAGCALPLFSSTTKFESGTGWPSFWQPLTDAVAVRTDSTLGMARMEVHCRRCGGHLGHVFDDGPRPTGLRYCMNGVAMSFAAATT, encoded by the coding sequence ATGAGCACACGACGCCGATTCCTCGTCCTGGGCGGCACAGCAGCCGGAGCCGTCCTTGTCGGCGCCGCCGCGCGTCATTGGCCGTCGCCGCTGTCGCAGGACGCCGCCGGTCTGATCCCCGCGGCCGAGGCCGCCCCGTCGAGCGAGCGCTTCGAGGTCGTCTTCACCGAGGCTGAATGGCGCGCCAAACTGTCGCCCGCCAGTTTCGCCGTGCTGCGGCAGGAAGCCACCGAGCGGCCCTACAGCAGTCCGCTCAACGGCGAGCATCGCCGCGGCACCTTCGCCTGCGCGGGGTGCGCGCTGCCGCTGTTCTCCTCGACGACGAAATTCGAGAGCGGCACCGGCTGGCCGAGCTTCTGGCAGCCGCTGACCGACGCGGTGGCGGTCCGCACGGACTCGACGCTGGGCATGGCGCGGATGGAGGTCCACTGCCGTCGCTGCGGCGGACACCTCGGCCATGTCTTCGACGACGGGCCGCGTCCCACCGGCCTGCGCTATTGCATGAACGGCGTGGCGATGAGCTTCGCCGCCGCCACGACGTGA
- a CDS encoding helix-turn-helix domain-containing protein has translation MSKRLDDAYQWANSADGPVLVAVEGREEQGIAAESHSHARGQLFGSLNGVLSVDVEEGVWLVPSSHAVWLPPHEAHAGRSHGAFRGWSVYVAEPACADLPQRPCTIRTSGLLREAVLRACTWPIDASTPPLDAGRAHLAEVVLEEIRSSPPEPLGLPLPSDPRLQRIARALIEDPADERDLDQWADWGAVSARTLSRRFVSETGFNFSAWRQRARMMRSLEMLAAGAAVSAIALDLGYSTASAFIQVFRRTFGQTPTAYRARL, from the coding sequence ATGTCGAAGAGACTGGACGACGCGTATCAATGGGCCAACTCGGCCGACGGCCCCGTGCTGGTCGCCGTCGAGGGGCGCGAGGAGCAAGGCATCGCGGCGGAATCGCACAGTCACGCGCGCGGACAGCTCTTCGGATCGCTGAACGGCGTGTTGTCCGTGGACGTGGAGGAGGGTGTCTGGCTGGTGCCCAGCAGCCACGCGGTGTGGTTGCCGCCGCACGAGGCGCATGCGGGGCGCTCCCACGGGGCGTTCCGCGGCTGGAGCGTGTACGTGGCCGAGCCGGCCTGCGCGGACCTGCCGCAGCGTCCCTGCACGATCCGCACGTCGGGACTGTTGCGCGAAGCGGTGCTGCGTGCCTGCACCTGGCCGATCGACGCGTCGACGCCGCCGCTCGACGCGGGACGCGCGCATCTGGCCGAGGTCGTCCTGGAGGAGATCCGCAGCTCGCCGCCGGAGCCGCTGGGACTGCCGCTGCCGAGCGATCCTCGATTGCAGCGCATCGCCAGGGCCCTGATCGAGGATCCCGCCGATGAGCGCGACCTCGATCAATGGGCCGACTGGGGCGCGGTCAGCGCGCGCACCTTGAGCCGGCGCTTCGTGTCGGAGACGGGTTTCAACTTCAGCGCGTGGCGGCAGCGCGCGCGGATGATGCGATCGCTGGAGATGCTGGCCGCAGGCGCGGCGGTGTCCGCGATCGCGCTCGATCTGGGCTACTCGACGGCGAGCGCGTTCATCCAGGTCTTCCGCCGGACGTTCGGGCAGACGCCGACGGCGTATCGCGCGCGGCTCTGA